In Mailhella massiliensis, a genomic segment contains:
- a CDS encoding Hpt domain-containing protein, which translates to MDAQVRETLTGGGIDVDGMLERCMGSEAIMGRLLKKFPTDATYARLEEAFASGDAKAALEASHTLKGVCGNLSITAMHEMLDRQVHALRDGDMKGAESMMSEISLAYASAVRAIEQGLG; encoded by the coding sequence ATGGACGCACAGGTAAGGGAAACGCTTACGGGCGGCGGTATAGATGTGGACGGAATGCTGGAACGCTGCATGGGCAGCGAGGCCATCATGGGCAGACTTCTGAAGAAGTTTCCGACGGACGCAACCTATGCCAGGCTGGAAGAGGCCTTTGCCTCCGGCGATGCGAAGGCGGCGCTTGAGGCTTCACATACGCTGAAGGGGGTGTGCGGCAATCTGTCCATCACCGCCATGCATGAAATGCTGGACCGGCAGGTTCATGCCCTGCGAGACGGCGACATGAAGGGGGCGGAATCCATGATGTCCGAGATTTCCCTCGCCTACGCCTCCGCGGTGCGGGCCATAGAGCAGGGGCTCGGCTGA
- a CDS encoding hybrid sensor histidine kinase/response regulator — MTTEKGSCLSTRGKDMRSKSLPFGIYFNIVLFLMVVVLSCGGLYIFRDMLLRNARSTGMALARHYAVDEQSRLAVYGTLLAFGAASIDKRLQEGDVAYMAEWMAMFFDRLQAVLGKDRVTAYITIDDRTIDMAGRMTTLPGSLARERQWYRLAMEKPGETVFTDLYEDFVTGQPVITVARRCVYSNAVIFFDIFSQDFRFNLQPMTKSGRDSFFLCDGKGVVLYKNTSLDMSEATTQEYVSGLLHKVRAGEFEDYRSFVVDVAGEKRAVYYARLSNGWYTILTTPHAEIFKEANLLVLFLVISTAVFFLFLVLYSWRFVRANALMERTNETVRVLGNSYYALYRVNFGKNRYETIKGSNEVRRRLPHEGCYEDLLQVITEIIEPEAREEFRRSFSCGSIRSLVSRRVRDFGGDFRRLFGDEYRWVSVHVLFDESLSPEEAVICFREVEQEKQRQLQERRLLQESLENTQQSEKAKQAFFSNMSHDMRTPVNAIIGMSDLARKFLDDREKIRGYLDRINFSSLQLRNLIDDILNMSRMEQGKFALNNRELDLEKCIRDCLDTYHVQAEMEHKTLHVHMEMENTLVVGDSVRIVQLLNNLVSNAFKFTSANDVISVSVTQVEKQDFAKYVFVVADTGIGISKEFLPHLFEPYTRETRFSAKNVAGTGLGMSITKSLVEHMNGEIKVESTLGAGSTFTVVLPFAIAKGASVREEHEMAPDMDALKGKRILLVEDNLVNMELAVEMLSMNGLEVTQAWNGREAVELFSASEPFFYHAVLMDMQMPEMDGCEAARRIRAMNRPDAGSVPVIAVTANAFAEDIVSTTAAGMDVHISKPIDFKYLFQILEKFLKKN, encoded by the coding sequence ATGACCACGGAGAAGGGCTCCTGCCTTTCCACAAGAGGAAAAGACATGCGTTCCAAGTCCTTACCGTTCGGGATATATTTCAATATCGTGCTCTTTCTCATGGTGGTCGTGCTCAGTTGCGGAGGGCTGTATATTTTCCGCGACATGCTGCTGCGTAATGCCAGAAGCACGGGCATGGCGCTGGCGAGACACTATGCCGTGGACGAGCAGAGCCGCCTTGCCGTATACGGCACGCTGCTGGCTTTCGGCGCGGCCTCCATCGACAAACGCCTTCAGGAAGGCGACGTGGCCTATATGGCGGAGTGGATGGCCATGTTCTTCGACAGGCTTCAGGCCGTGCTGGGGAAAGACCGGGTCACCGCCTACATCACCATCGACGACAGAACCATCGACATGGCGGGCCGCATGACCACTCTGCCGGGCAGCCTCGCCAGAGAGCGCCAGTGGTACAGGCTGGCCATGGAGAAGCCCGGGGAAACCGTGTTCACCGACCTGTACGAGGATTTTGTGACGGGGCAGCCCGTGATTACGGTGGCGCGCAGGTGCGTATATTCCAATGCCGTAATTTTCTTTGATATCTTTTCACAGGATTTTCGCTTCAATCTCCAGCCCATGACGAAGTCTGGCCGGGATTCCTTTTTCCTCTGCGACGGCAAGGGGGTTGTGCTGTACAAGAACACGTCCCTCGACATGAGCGAAGCGACGACGCAGGAATATGTGTCCGGCCTGCTTCACAAGGTACGCGCCGGAGAATTCGAGGACTATCGTTCCTTTGTCGTGGACGTCGCCGGAGAGAAGCGGGCGGTGTATTACGCCAGACTTTCCAACGGGTGGTACACCATACTCACCACGCCCCATGCGGAAATTTTTAAGGAAGCGAATCTTCTTGTTCTGTTTCTGGTGATTTCCACGGCGGTATTCTTCCTGTTCCTGGTGCTGTATTCCTGGCGTTTCGTCCGGGCCAACGCGCTGATGGAGCGTACCAATGAAACCGTGCGCGTGCTCGGCAATTCCTATTACGCCCTCTACCGCGTGAATTTCGGGAAGAACAGGTATGAAACCATCAAAGGGTCGAACGAGGTAAGGCGCAGGCTTCCTCATGAGGGATGTTACGAAGATCTTCTGCAGGTGATCACGGAAATCATCGAGCCGGAAGCCCGGGAGGAGTTCAGACGCAGTTTTTCCTGCGGAAGCATCCGCAGCCTGGTGTCCCGCCGTGTGAGGGATTTCGGCGGCGATTTCCGCCGGCTTTTCGGCGACGAGTACCGCTGGGTCAGCGTACATGTGCTGTTCGACGAATCCCTTTCTCCCGAAGAGGCGGTCATCTGTTTCCGTGAGGTGGAGCAGGAAAAGCAGCGTCAGCTTCAGGAGCGCAGGCTTCTGCAGGAGTCGCTGGAAAACACGCAGCAGAGCGAAAAGGCGAAACAGGCATTCTTCAGCAACATGTCCCACGACATGCGTACGCCGGTGAACGCCATCATCGGCATGTCCGACCTGGCGAGAAAGTTTCTGGACGACAGGGAAAAAATCAGGGGATATCTGGACAGGATCAATTTTTCCAGCCTTCAGCTCAGGAATCTCATCGACGACATTCTGAACATGTCGCGCATGGAGCAGGGAAAATTCGCCCTGAACAACCGCGAGCTGGATCTGGAAAAATGCATCCGCGACTGTCTGGATACCTATCATGTGCAGGCGGAGATGGAGCACAAGACCCTGCATGTGCACATGGAAATGGAAAATACCCTCGTCGTGGGCGATTCCGTGCGCATCGTGCAGCTTCTGAACAACCTCGTTTCCAACGCGTTCAAGTTCACCTCGGCAAATGACGTGATTTCCGTTTCGGTAACGCAGGTGGAAAAGCAGGATTTCGCCAAGTATGTGTTCGTGGTCGCCGATACCGGCATAGGCATTTCAAAGGAATTTCTCCCTCATCTGTTCGAGCCCTATACCCGGGAAACCCGTTTTTCCGCCAAGAACGTGGCCGGAACGGGGCTCGGCATGTCCATCACCAAGAGCCTCGTGGAACATATGAACGGGGAAATAAAGGTGGAAAGCACGCTCGGGGCGGGCAGTACCTTCACCGTGGTTCTGCCCTTCGCCATCGCCAAGGGGGCTTCCGTACGGGAAGAGCATGAAATGGCTCCCGACATGGACGCGCTGAAGGGGAAACGCATCCTTCTGGTGGAAGATAATCTGGTGAACATGGAACTTGCCGTGGAAATGCTCTCCATGAACGGCCTTGAGGTGACGCAGGCCTGGAACGGGCGCGAAGCCGTGGAGCTTTTCTCCGCCTCCGAGCCTTTTTTCTACCATGCCGTGCTCATGGACATGCAGATGCCGGAAATGGACGGCTGCGAGGCGGCAAGGCGCATTCGCGCCATGAACAGGCCCGACGCGGGGAGTGTGCCCGTCATTGCGGTGACGGCCAACGCCTTTGCCGAGGACATTGTTTCCACCACGGCGGCGGGAATGGATGTGCATATTTCAAAACCTATTGATTTTAAATATCTTTTTCAGATTCTGGAGAAGTTTTTGAAAAAGAACTGA
- a CDS encoding hybrid sensor histidine kinase/response regulator: MRKHVSHFFLFSLFSALFCTGIFVWSTASMMRQGQEASHLVGEIYMNTVNSQMQLHFRSVIDLKLEQVESLIIDIPPESVEAYGPELVDRLDAGAKVRRFTYLALFDTKGAAEVVTGGEVKIRDQDAFLRALNAGEKNITSGVTASGEELLVIGLSVGYPHAQGYPMKDGRRCTALVAGLPLDYIGEALSMNTEKSMVFSQIIRKDGTFVLHGSAGEESHNRLLNEAFEQGDDGETFFTLRDDIVQGREHMMFVTVGGERLHMHGSPLPNSEWYLLTVMPHGSLDEIIANMWTRRVYMAVGMGLMLPLPILAMFFFYSRASRRQIAALEKAKSEADNASHAKSEFLSNMSHDIRTPMNAIVGMTAIASASPENTPLVQDCLHKINLASRHLLGLINDVLDMSKIEHGKLSLNISVVSLREIVEEVVGVAQPLVKAKKQQFDICIHDIIAENVYSDGVRLGQVMLNLLSNALKFTPQEGTVQVNLSQEPSPLGDEHVRTHIRVKDTGMGMSEEFQKKIYESFSREDNERIHRIEGSGLGMAIIKYIVDQMKGTIELQSAPGKGTEFHITLDMKKAGASSGPMVLPGWNALVVDDDENVCRSAAHFLTDMGVHAEWTTDGRTAVTMVEKHHAQGKDYHLVLLDWKMPGMSGMETARDLREHLGDDVPVLLISAYDWSDIEAEARVAGISGFIAKPLFKSTLFHGLRTFAESGGALEHAQEEKENFGQGRRLLVAEDNELNWEIASALLAQHGFTLDWAENGQICVDKFKASAPGWYDMVLMDVRMPVMDGYQAARALRALDRPDADIPIIAMTADAFSEDIRACLESGMNAHVAKPLDMKVLLRLIQKYLAGAS; the protein is encoded by the coding sequence ATGAGAAAACACGTCAGTCACTTTTTTCTGTTCAGCCTGTTCAGCGCTCTTTTCTGCACCGGTATTTTCGTATGGAGCACCGCTTCCATGATGCGCCAGGGGCAGGAGGCAAGCCACCTTGTCGGCGAGATATACATGAACACGGTGAATTCCCAGATGCAGCTTCATTTCCGATCGGTCATCGATCTGAAGCTGGAGCAGGTGGAGAGCCTCATCATCGACATTCCCCCCGAGAGCGTGGAGGCGTACGGGCCGGAGCTTGTCGACAGGCTGGACGCCGGGGCGAAGGTGCGCAGATTCACCTACCTTGCCCTTTTCGATACGAAGGGCGCCGCCGAGGTGGTGACCGGCGGGGAGGTGAAGATACGTGATCAGGATGCGTTTCTGCGCGCCCTGAATGCGGGCGAGAAGAACATCACCTCCGGCGTGACCGCTTCGGGCGAGGAACTTCTCGTCATCGGTCTTTCCGTGGGGTATCCTCATGCGCAGGGCTATCCCATGAAGGACGGCAGAAGATGCACGGCGCTGGTGGCGGGGCTGCCGCTTGATTACATCGGCGAGGCGCTGTCGATGAATACGGAAAAGTCCATGGTCTTTTCCCAGATCATCCGCAAGGACGGCACCTTCGTGCTGCACGGTTCCGCCGGGGAGGAAAGTCACAACAGGCTTCTGAACGAAGCGTTTGAACAGGGCGATGACGGGGAGACGTTTTTCACCCTGCGCGACGACATCGTTCAGGGCAGGGAACACATGATGTTCGTGACCGTGGGCGGGGAGAGGCTGCACATGCACGGCTCTCCGCTCCCCAACAGTGAGTGGTATCTGCTCACGGTGATGCCGCACGGCTCTCTGGATGAGATCATTGCAAACATGTGGACCCGCCGCGTGTACATGGCCGTGGGCATGGGGCTTATGCTTCCCCTGCCCATTCTGGCCATGTTCTTTTTCTATTCCCGCGCTTCCCGGCGGCAGATCGCCGCACTGGAAAAGGCCAAGAGCGAAGCCGACAATGCAAGCCATGCCAAAAGCGAATTTCTTTCCAACATGAGTCATGACATACGCACGCCCATGAACGCCATCGTGGGCATGACGGCCATCGCTTCCGCAAGTCCCGAGAACACGCCGCTGGTGCAGGACTGCCTGCACAAGATCAATCTCGCCAGCAGGCATCTGCTCGGACTCATCAACGACGTGCTCGACATGTCGAAGATCGAGCACGGCAAGCTTTCGCTCAACATCAGCGTGGTTTCCCTGCGCGAGATCGTCGAAGAGGTGGTGGGCGTGGCCCAGCCTCTGGTCAAGGCCAAGAAGCAGCAGTTCGACATCTGCATTCACGACATCATTGCGGAGAACGTCTATTCCGACGGCGTCCGCCTCGGGCAGGTCATGCTTAATCTGCTTTCCAACGCCCTCAAGTTCACGCCGCAGGAAGGAACGGTGCAGGTGAATCTGTCGCAGGAGCCCTCTCCTCTGGGGGATGAGCATGTACGCACCCATATCCGCGTGAAGGATACGGGCATGGGCATGAGCGAGGAGTTTCAGAAGAAGATCTATGAAAGTTTCTCCCGGGAGGATAATGAGCGCATACACCGCATAGAAGGTTCCGGGCTCGGCATGGCCATCATCAAGTATATTGTGGATCAGATGAAGGGCACCATAGAACTGCAGAGCGCGCCGGGAAAGGGTACGGAATTTCACATCACGCTGGACATGAAGAAGGCCGGGGCGTCTTCCGGCCCCATGGTTCTCCCCGGCTGGAATGCGCTGGTGGTGGACGACGATGAGAACGTGTGCCGCAGTGCCGCGCATTTTCTTACGGATATGGGCGTTCATGCGGAATGGACGACGGACGGCAGAACGGCCGTGACCATGGTGGAAAAGCATCATGCGCAGGGCAAGGATTACCATCTCGTGCTTCTGGACTGGAAGATGCCGGGCATGAGCGGGATGGAGACGGCCCGGGATCTGCGCGAACATCTGGGAGACGACGTGCCGGTGCTGCTCATTTCCGCCTACGACTGGAGCGATATAGAGGCGGAAGCCCGGGTGGCGGGCATATCGGGCTTCATTGCCAAGCCGCTTTTCAAGTCCACGCTGTTCCACGGTCTGCGGACGTTTGCGGAAAGCGGCGGAGCGCTGGAACACGCGCAGGAGGAGAAGGAGAACTTCGGACAGGGCAGAAGGCTTCTTGTTGCCGAAGATAACGAACTGAACTGGGAAATCGCAAGCGCGCTGCTTGCACAGCACGGCTTTACGCTGGACTGGGCGGAGAACGGGCAGATCTGCGTGGACAAGTTCAAGGCCTCCGCTCCGGGCTGGTACGATATGGTGCTCATGGATGTGCGTATGCCGGTGATGGACGGCTATCAGGCGGCAAGGGCGCTGCGGGCGCTGGATCGGCCGGATGCGGACATTCCCATCATCGCCATGACGGCCGACGCCTTTTCCGAAGACATACGCGCCTGTCTGGAAAGCGGCATGAATGCGCATGTCGCCAAGCCCCTCGACATGAAGGTGCTGCTGCGTCTCATTCAGAAGTATCTTGCGGGCGCCTCCTGA
- a CDS encoding aminotransferase class I/II-fold pyridoxal phosphate-dependent enzyme produces MLNRAASAVDGGPSMLSQRATLAALEESRMEQETTALRAEFAIKRKIMLEGLAELGIRPAAEPRGTFYVWASIRDLPAPLNDADAFFHACLSRKVMTVPGRFFDVRPYRTRPAEEPYKSWVRFSYGPSRDVVKTGIERIAALIREYR; encoded by the coding sequence ATGCTCAACCGTGCGGCCAGCGCCGTGGACGGCGGTCCCTCCATGCTCTCTCAGCGCGCCACCCTCGCCGCGCTGGAAGAAAGCCGCATGGAGCAGGAAACCACCGCACTGCGTGCGGAATTCGCCATCAAGCGCAAGATCATGCTCGAAGGCCTCGCCGAACTCGGCATCCGCCCCGCGGCGGAACCGCGCGGCACCTTCTACGTCTGGGCCAGCATCCGCGATCTGCCCGCTCCGCTGAACGACGCGGACGCCTTCTTCCACGCCTGCCTTTCCCGCAAGGTCATGACGGTGCCCGGCCGCTTCTTCGACGTGCGCCCCTACCGTACCCGTCCCGCCGAAGAGCCCTACAAGAGCTGGGTGCGCTTCTCCTACGGTCCCAGCCGCGACGTGGTGAAGACCGGCATCGAACGCATCGCCGCCCTCATCCGCGAGTACAGATAG
- a CDS encoding aminotransferase class I/II-fold pyridoxal phosphate-dependent enzyme, with protein sequence MDTPSSFPMVRDVPYMGVIWVVHEASKLGFWNGHPDWCNLGQGQPEVGDMPGAPERINHIDIAPADHAYGPVGGTGEVREAIADMVNRTYRRGRSKYTADNVSFASGGRLALTRLYTILADGARIAYKNPDYTAYEDYLYSLRNRCALLPIRASEEDAFSIPAATLENFIHQERANVFVFSNPCNPTGELISGETLESYVATARRENCLLGSDEFYSHFIYREDGSPADGPVSVAEFVEDVDRDPVVLFDGLTKSHRTPAGAPAGR encoded by the coding sequence ATGGATACGCCCTCCTCTTTCCCCATGGTGCGCGACGTGCCCTACATGGGCGTGATATGGGTCGTGCATGAAGCCTCGAAGCTCGGTTTCTGGAACGGCCATCCCGACTGGTGCAACCTCGGTCAGGGGCAGCCGGAAGTGGGCGACATGCCCGGCGCCCCCGAACGCATCAATCATATCGACATCGCCCCCGCCGACCATGCCTACGGCCCCGTGGGCGGTACCGGCGAAGTGCGCGAAGCCATTGCCGACATGGTCAACAGAACCTACCGCCGCGGCCGTTCCAAGTACACGGCGGACAACGTGAGTTTCGCCAGCGGCGGCCGCCTCGCCCTGACCCGTCTGTACACCATTCTGGCCGACGGCGCGCGCATCGCCTACAAGAACCCCGACTACACCGCCTACGAAGACTACCTCTACAGCCTGCGCAACCGCTGCGCGCTGCTGCCCATCCGCGCTTCCGAAGAAGACGCCTTCTCCATTCCCGCCGCCACGCTGGAAAACTTCATCCATCAGGAAAGGGCGAACGTCTTCGTGTTCTCCAACCCCTGCAACCCCACGGGCGAACTCATCTCCGGGGAAACGCTGGAAAGCTATGTCGCCACGGCGCGCCGCGAAAACTGCCTGCTGGGGAGCGACGAATTCTACTCCCACTTCATTTACCGTGAAGACGGTTCCCCTGCGGACGGTCCCGTATCCGTGGCGGAATTCGTGGAGGATGTGGACAGGGATCCGGTGGTGCTCTTCGACGGCCTCACCAAAAGCCACCGTACCCCGGCTGGCGCGCCGGCTGGGCGGTAG
- a CDS encoding phosphoribosyltransferase family protein: MEYFDFDILGLKRKLPFVKIGDNLALASFVVLSDTELIQTVAPELVKRLPEVDVLMTAEAKGICLTYEMSRLMGMKDFVVARKSRKPYMQNAISHSVFSVTTQKEQTLWLDGCEAEKIRGKRVALIDDVIATGESIEAIESLARAAGAEVVARAAILAELQSVHRKDIIFLKEHYVFRPNPDGTYTPLERLD; this comes from the coding sequence GTGGAATACTTTGATTTCGACATTCTGGGACTCAAGCGCAAGCTTCCCTTCGTAAAGATCGGCGACAACCTCGCCCTCGCCAGCTTCGTCGTTCTTTCCGACACCGAACTCATCCAGACCGTGGCGCCCGAACTCGTCAAGCGCCTGCCCGAGGTGGACGTGCTCATGACCGCCGAGGCCAAGGGTATCTGCCTTACTTATGAAATGAGCCGCCTCATGGGCATGAAGGACTTCGTGGTGGCGCGCAAGAGCCGCAAGCCCTACATGCAGAACGCCATTTCCCATTCCGTATTCTCCGTGACCACGCAGAAGGAGCAGACCCTCTGGCTCGACGGCTGCGAAGCGGAAAAGATCAGGGGCAAGAGAGTGGCCCTCATCGACGACGTCATCGCCACCGGCGAATCCATTGAAGCCATCGAATCCCTGGCCCGCGCCGCCGGCGCGGAAGTGGTGGCCCGTGCCGCCATTCTGGCCGAACTTCAGTCCGTGCACCGCAAGGACATCATCTTCCTCAAGGAACACTATGTGTTCCGTCCCAATCCCGACGGCACCTACACGCCGCTGGAACGGCTGGACTAA
- a CDS encoding AbgT family transporter: MAKEQIENLSGILGFIERAGNRLPHPVTIFLILTLVVMVLSFLLQGTPMVDPKGKALVVKSLASADGLTWFLKSCVDNFVKFKPLGLVLVMMLGLGVAEEIGLLSAVLRGSILSAPRSMVTAIIAFCGVIGNMASSAAFVVVPPLGAMIFKGLGRNPLAGMATGFAGCAAGLNANILVVGTDVGLAAITQQAAQIIDPSFTVHPAVNWYFMAASTFVVTAVIVFLTEKFVEPRLEGVAMHEGAMETEDMSLTDEERRGLRAALIGGVVYLVLVLLTVVPEQGILRNPKTGGIVPSPFLDSLVPILLGFFLAVSIPYGVSTRSIRNDKDVVRYMSRSMREFAPFIVLCFAAGQFVSSFAYTNLDMYLSIQGANFLNHTGFSGIPLVVSFLILTACINFFIGSAMAKWALLAPIFVPMLMQMQLSPYFIQAAYRVADSTTNAISPLEPFMAFVIGVAQKYAKNAGLGTIISLMLPYALGILFFWGLFLIIWMQLDLPLGPGAPVYLP, from the coding sequence ATGGCGAAAGAACAGATTGAAAATCTCTCCGGCATACTCGGCTTCATAGAACGGGCCGGCAACCGGCTTCCCCACCCCGTCACCATCTTTCTGATCCTCACGCTGGTGGTCATGGTGCTTTCCTTCCTGCTGCAGGGAACGCCCATGGTCGATCCCAAGGGCAAGGCCCTGGTGGTGAAGAGCCTCGCCTCGGCCGACGGCCTGACGTGGTTCCTCAAAAGCTGCGTGGACAACTTCGTGAAGTTCAAACCGCTGGGCCTGGTGCTCGTCATGATGCTGGGCCTCGGCGTGGCGGAAGAAATCGGTCTTCTTTCCGCCGTACTGCGCGGCAGCATTCTCAGCGCTCCCCGCAGCATGGTGACGGCCATCATCGCCTTCTGCGGCGTAATCGGCAACATGGCCTCCAGCGCGGCCTTCGTGGTGGTGCCTCCCCTCGGCGCCATGATCTTCAAGGGGCTCGGCCGCAATCCTCTGGCAGGCATGGCCACGGGCTTTGCAGGCTGCGCCGCCGGGCTCAACGCCAACATTCTTGTGGTGGGCACCGACGTGGGCCTTGCCGCCATCACCCAGCAGGCCGCACAGATCATCGATCCGTCCTTCACCGTGCACCCCGCCGTGAACTGGTACTTCATGGCCGCTTCCACCTTCGTGGTCACGGCGGTCATCGTATTCCTCACGGAAAAATTCGTCGAACCGCGCCTTGAAGGCGTGGCCATGCACGAAGGCGCCATGGAAACCGAAGACATGTCCCTCACGGATGAAGAACGCCGCGGCCTGCGCGCGGCCCTCATCGGCGGCGTGGTCTACCTTGTTCTCGTGCTGCTCACCGTGGTTCCCGAACAGGGCATACTCCGCAATCCCAAGACCGGCGGCATCGTGCCTTCCCCCTTCCTCGACTCTCTCGTGCCCATTCTCCTCGGCTTCTTCCTCGCCGTTTCCATCCCCTACGGCGTGAGCACCCGCAGCATCCGCAACGACAAGGACGTGGTGCGCTACATGAGCCGTTCCATGAGGGAATTCGCCCCCTTCATCGTGCTCTGCTTCGCCGCCGGGCAGTTCGTGTCCAGCTTCGCCTACACGAACCTCGACATGTATCTTTCCATCCAGGGCGCGAACTTCCTCAATCATACGGGATTCTCCGGTATTCCCCTCGTCGTGTCCTTCCTCATCCTCACGGCCTGCATCAACTTCTTCATAGGCAGCGCCATGGCCAAGTGGGCTCTGCTCGCCCCCATCTTCGTGCCCATGCTCATGCAGATGCAGCTTTCCCCCTACTTCATTCAGGCCGCCTACCGTGTGGCCGACTCCACCACCAACGCCATTTCGCCTCTCGAACCCTTCATGGCCTTCGTCATCGGCGTGGCGCAGAAGTATGCGAAAAACGCCGGACTCGGCACCATCATTTCTCTGATGCTGCCCTACGCTCTCGGCATACTCTTCTTCTGGGGCCTGTTCCTCATCATCTGGATGCAGCTTGATCTGCCTCTGGGCCCGGGAGCTCCCGTCTATCTGCCGTAA
- a CDS encoding amidohydrolase has product MPELSPEKRLLLDEIENISTQMKDIASAIFDEPELGYQEFKSSARLADFLEANGFRVERNLLDMPTAFHAVAGSEAGPKVAFLAEFDALPGLGHACGHNLFGMAACGAAVALARHLPAGSVHVFGTPAEEGNVKNAGGKVPMSDAGLFDDMDAVIAAHAEGRTILKQQLISRANLEMDFHGKAAHAAGAPEKGINAMDAAALAVMGINSLRQHMTHDVRIHGLLTDTGTSINTIPEFARLRYGVRARRPETLDSTIERVVNCARCCAEALGCTFSWRHSAHPYYTMRHNMPLLHAFAANLDLLGESYIEEVQSSYSTDMGNVSFKAPSIHPYISIGGAHLVGHTPAFAEACRSEGGNKGMFTAAKAMAMTGYDVITDPELRKTSRDAFNTPDVD; this is encoded by the coding sequence ATGCCTGAACTCTCTCCAGAGAAGCGTCTTTTGCTCGATGAGATCGAAAACATTTCCACGCAGATGAAGGACATAGCCTCCGCCATCTTCGACGAACCGGAACTCGGCTATCAGGAATTCAAATCTTCCGCCCGCCTGGCAGATTTTCTGGAAGCAAACGGCTTCCGCGTCGAGCGCAATCTGCTCGACATGCCCACGGCGTTCCATGCCGTGGCCGGTTCGGAAGCCGGGCCGAAAGTCGCCTTTCTTGCGGAATTCGACGCTCTGCCCGGCCTCGGGCACGCCTGCGGGCACAACCTCTTCGGCATGGCCGCCTGCGGTGCGGCCGTAGCTCTTGCCCGCCATCTCCCCGCCGGGAGCGTGCATGTGTTCGGCACCCCGGCCGAAGAAGGCAATGTGAAGAACGCCGGCGGCAAGGTGCCCATGTCCGATGCGGGGCTCTTCGACGATATGGACGCCGTGATTGCCGCCCATGCCGAAGGCCGCACCATACTCAAGCAGCAGCTCATTTCCCGCGCCAACCTTGAAATGGACTTCCACGGAAAGGCCGCCCATGCCGCAGGCGCGCCGGAAAAGGGCATCAACGCCATGGACGCCGCGGCTCTCGCCGTCATGGGCATCAACAGCCTGCGTCAGCACATGACGCACGACGTACGCATTCACGGCCTGCTCACCGATACCGGAACCTCCATCAACACCATTCCCGAATTCGCCCGCCTGCGCTACGGCGTACGGGCACGCAGGCCCGAAACCCTCGACAGCACCATCGAACGCGTGGTCAACTGCGCACGCTGCTGCGCCGAGGCTCTCGGCTGCACCTTCTCCTGGCGGCATTCCGCGCATCCCTACTACACCATGAGGCACAACATGCCCCTGCTGCACGCCTTCGCCGCCAACCTCGACCTCCTCGGAGAAAGCTACATCGAGGAAGTGCAGAGCAGCTACTCCACCGACATGGGCAACGTCAGCTTCAAGGCGCCTTCCATCCATCCCTACATTTCCATCGGCGGCGCGCACCTCGTGGGCCATACTCCGGCTTTTGCGGAAGCCTGCCGCTCCGAAGGCGGCAACAAGGGCATGTTCACGGCGGCAAAGGCCATGGCCATGACGGGCTATGACGTCATCACCGACCCCGAGCTTCGCAAAACCTCGCGCGACGCCTTCAATACTCCCGACGTCGACTGA